The following are encoded in a window of Megachile rotundata isolate GNS110a chromosome 2, iyMegRotu1, whole genome shotgun sequence genomic DNA:
- the phr6-4 gene encoding (6-4)-photolyase isoform X4 codes for MTGSRNSEIDPEVRVHGDGGKHTVHWFRKGLRLHDNPSLREGLAGASTFRCVFVLDPWFAGSTNVGINKWRFLLQCLEDLDCSLRKLNSRLFVIRGQPADALPKLFKEWGTTNLTFEEDPEPFGRVRDHNISALCKELGISVVQKVSHTLYKLDEIIEKNGGKPPLTYHQFQNVVACMDVPEPPVPTVTFACVGSAYTPVKEDHDDHYGVPTLEELGFDTEGLLPPVWVGGESEALARLERHLERKAWVASFGRPKMTPQSLLPSQTGLSPYLRFGCLSTRLFYYQLTDLYKKIKKAVPPLSLHGQLLWREFFYCAATNNPNFDRMQGNPICVQIPWDKNIEALAKWANGQTGFPWIDAIMTQLREEGWIHHLARHAVACFLTRGDLWISWEEGMKQFFHCYCPVRFGRKADPNGDYIRRYLPVLKNFPTRYIHEPWNAPLSVQRAAKCIIGKDYPLPMVNHSKSSRINIERMKQVYQQLNKYRGNGAPIKGETVGLLNTLSPPVTKGNEEEKKKQVQSPSPSENQLKMETLAKTTQQQQQQQQQQQQQLQQPHHHQHQHQ; via the exons ATGACAGGCAGTCGCAATAGCGAAATAGATCCGGAAGTGAGGGTACACGGTGACGGTGGAAAACATACGGTTCATTGGTTTCGCAAAGGTCTCAGGCTTCACGACAATCCTTCGTTGAGGGAAGGTCTCGCCGGTGCCTCCACCTTTCGGTGCGTCTTCGTTTTGGACCCATGGTTCGCTGGAAGCACCAACGTTGGCATTAACAAATGGAG GTTCTTGTTGCAATGTTTGGAGGATCTCGATTGTTCGTTGAGGAAACTGAACTCCAGACTGTTCGTGATACGAGGTCAACCAGCCGATGCCTTACCGAAATTGTTTAAAGAATGGGGCACGACGAACTTAACTTTCGAGGAGGATCCAGAACCATTTGGACGTGTTCGAGATCATAATATCTCGGCACTCTGTAAGGAGCTCGGTATCTCGGTGGTCCAAAAGGTCTCGCATACTCTCTACAAGTTGGACGA GATTATCGAGAAGAACGGAGGAAAGCCGCCATTGACGTATCATCAGTTTCAAAATGTTGTTGCCTGCATGGATGTACCGGAACCACCGGTGCCGACAGTCACTTTCGCCTGCGTAGGATCCGCTTACACCCCAGTGAAAGAAGATCACGATGACCATTATGGTGTTCCTACGCTCGAGGAACTCG GATTCGACACAGAAGGATTATTACCACCCGTATGGGTTGGGGGCGAGAGCGAAGCGTTAGCGCGGCTGGAACGGCATTTAGAGAGGAAGGCTTGGGTAGCCAGTTTCGGAAGACCGAAAATGACCCCGCAATCTTTATTACCCAGTCAAACGGGTCTTTCGCCTTACTTGCGATTCGGATGTCTCAGCACCAGACTTTTCTATTACCAGCTCACCGATTTGTACAAAAAG ATTAAGAAAGCTGTACCACCACTTTCTTTACACGGTCAGCTTCTGTGGCGCGAATTCTTTTACTGCGCGGCTACGAACAATCCAAACTTCGATCGAATGCAAGGAAATCCAATTTGCGTGCAGATCCCTTGGGACAAGAACATCGAGGCGTTGGCCAAATGGGCAAAC GGTCAAACGGGATTTCCATGGATCGATGCGATCATGACTCAGCTAAGGGAAGAAGGTTGGATCCATCACTTGGCTAGACACGCTGTCGCTTGTTTCCTGACCAGGGGTGACCTTTGGATCTCCTGGGAAGAAGGAATGAAG CAGTTTTTTCATTGTTACTGTCCAGTAAGATTTGGTAGGAAAGCCGATCCAAACGGTGATTACATCAG GCGATATTTAccagttttgaaaaattttcctACGAGATACATTCACGAACCATGGAACGCGCCGCTTAGCGTTCAACGAGCGGCGAAATGTATTATTGGAAAGGACTACCCGTTGCCAATGGTAAATCACAGCAAGAGTTCGAGAATCAACATCGAGAGAATGAAGCAGGTCTATCAGCAGTTAAACAAGTATCGTGGGAATG GAGCTCCCATTAAAGGTGAAACAGTTG GTTTATTGAACACGTTATCGCCTCCAGTGACGAAAGGAAACGAGGAGGAAAAGAAAAAGCAGGTGCAATCTCCCTCACCTTCTGAAAATCAATTGAAAATGGAAACTCTTGCCAAAACGacgcagcagcagcaacaacagcaacagcagcaacagcagcaactcCAGCAACCACACCATCATCAACATCAACACCAATAG
- the phr6-4 gene encoding (6-4)-photolyase isoform X1, with the protein MTGSRNSEIDPEVRVHGDGGKHTVHWFRKGLRLHDNPSLREGLAGASTFRCVFVLDPWFAGSTNVGINKWRFLLQCLEDLDCSLRKLNSRLFVIRGQPADALPKLFKEWGTTNLTFEEDPEPFGRVRDHNISALCKELGISVVQKVSHTLYKLDEIIEKNGGKPPLTYHQFQNVVACMDVPEPPVPTVTFACVGSAYTPVKEDHDDHYGVPTLEELGFDTEGLLPPVWVGGESEALARLERHLERKAWVASFGRPKMTPQSLLPSQTGLSPYLRFGCLSTRLFYYQLTDLYKKIKKAVPPLSLHGQLLWREFFYCAATNNPNFDRMQGNPICVQIPWDKNIEALAKWANGQTGFPWIDAIMTQLREEGWIHHLARHAVACFLTRGDLWISWEEGMKVFDELLLDADWSVNAGMWMWLSCSSFFQQFFHCYCPVRFGRKADPNGDYIRRYLPVLKNFPTRYIHEPWNAPLSVQRAAKCIIGKDYPLPMVNHSKSSRINIERMKQVYQQLNKYRGNGAPIKGETVGLLNTLSPPVTKGNEEEKKKQVQSPSPSENQLKMETLAKTTQQQQQQQQQQQQQLQQPHHHQHQHQ; encoded by the exons ATGACAGGCAGTCGCAATAGCGAAATAGATCCGGAAGTGAGGGTACACGGTGACGGTGGAAAACATACGGTTCATTGGTTTCGCAAAGGTCTCAGGCTTCACGACAATCCTTCGTTGAGGGAAGGTCTCGCCGGTGCCTCCACCTTTCGGTGCGTCTTCGTTTTGGACCCATGGTTCGCTGGAAGCACCAACGTTGGCATTAACAAATGGAG GTTCTTGTTGCAATGTTTGGAGGATCTCGATTGTTCGTTGAGGAAACTGAACTCCAGACTGTTCGTGATACGAGGTCAACCAGCCGATGCCTTACCGAAATTGTTTAAAGAATGGGGCACGACGAACTTAACTTTCGAGGAGGATCCAGAACCATTTGGACGTGTTCGAGATCATAATATCTCGGCACTCTGTAAGGAGCTCGGTATCTCGGTGGTCCAAAAGGTCTCGCATACTCTCTACAAGTTGGACGA GATTATCGAGAAGAACGGAGGAAAGCCGCCATTGACGTATCATCAGTTTCAAAATGTTGTTGCCTGCATGGATGTACCGGAACCACCGGTGCCGACAGTCACTTTCGCCTGCGTAGGATCCGCTTACACCCCAGTGAAAGAAGATCACGATGACCATTATGGTGTTCCTACGCTCGAGGAACTCG GATTCGACACAGAAGGATTATTACCACCCGTATGGGTTGGGGGCGAGAGCGAAGCGTTAGCGCGGCTGGAACGGCATTTAGAGAGGAAGGCTTGGGTAGCCAGTTTCGGAAGACCGAAAATGACCCCGCAATCTTTATTACCCAGTCAAACGGGTCTTTCGCCTTACTTGCGATTCGGATGTCTCAGCACCAGACTTTTCTATTACCAGCTCACCGATTTGTACAAAAAG ATTAAGAAAGCTGTACCACCACTTTCTTTACACGGTCAGCTTCTGTGGCGCGAATTCTTTTACTGCGCGGCTACGAACAATCCAAACTTCGATCGAATGCAAGGAAATCCAATTTGCGTGCAGATCCCTTGGGACAAGAACATCGAGGCGTTGGCCAAATGGGCAAAC GGTCAAACGGGATTTCCATGGATCGATGCGATCATGACTCAGCTAAGGGAAGAAGGTTGGATCCATCACTTGGCTAGACACGCTGTCGCTTGTTTCCTGACCAGGGGTGACCTTTGGATCTCCTGGGAAGAAGGAATGAAG GTATTCGACGAACTTTTGTTGGACGCTGATTGGTCCGTTAATGCAGGAATGTGGATGTGGTTATCGTGTAGTTCGTTTTTCCAGCAGTTTTTTCATTGTTACTGTCCAGTAAGATTTGGTAGGAAAGCCGATCCAAACGGTGATTACATCAG GCGATATTTAccagttttgaaaaattttcctACGAGATACATTCACGAACCATGGAACGCGCCGCTTAGCGTTCAACGAGCGGCGAAATGTATTATTGGAAAGGACTACCCGTTGCCAATGGTAAATCACAGCAAGAGTTCGAGAATCAACATCGAGAGAATGAAGCAGGTCTATCAGCAGTTAAACAAGTATCGTGGGAATG GAGCTCCCATTAAAGGTGAAACAGTTG GTTTATTGAACACGTTATCGCCTCCAGTGACGAAAGGAAACGAGGAGGAAAAGAAAAAGCAGGTGCAATCTCCCTCACCTTCTGAAAATCAATTGAAAATGGAAACTCTTGCCAAAACGacgcagcagcagcaacaacagcaacagcagcaacagcagcaactcCAGCAACCACACCATCATCAACATCAACACCAATAG
- the phr6-4 gene encoding (6-4)-photolyase isoform X2: protein MTGSRNSEIDPEVRVHGDGGKHTVHWFRKGLRLHDNPSLREGLAGASTFRCVFVLDPWFAGSTNVGINKWRFLLQCLEDLDCSLRKLNSRLFVIRGQPADALPKLFKEWGTTNLTFEEDPEPFGRVRDHNISALCKELGISVVQKVSHTLYKLDEIIEKNGGKPPLTYHQFQNVVACMDVPEPPVPTVTFACVGSAYTPVKEDHDDHYGVPTLEELGFDTEGLLPPVWVGGESEALARLERHLERKAWVASFGRPKMTPQSLLPSQTGLSPYLRFGCLSTRLFYYQLTDLYKKIKKAVPPLSLHGQLLWREFFYCAATNNPNFDRMQGNPICVQIPWDKNIEALAKWANGQTGFPWIDAIMTQLREEGWIHHLARHAVACFLTRGDLWISWEEGMKVFDELLLDADWSVNAGMWMWLSCSSFFQQFFHCYCPVRFGRKADPNGDYIRRYLPVLKNFPTRYIHEPWNAPLSVQRAAKCIIGKDYPLPMVNHSKSSRINIERMKQVYQQLNKYRGNGAPIKGLLNTLSPPVTKGNEEEKKKQVQSPSPSENQLKMETLAKTTQQQQQQQQQQQQQLQQPHHHQHQHQ, encoded by the exons ATGACAGGCAGTCGCAATAGCGAAATAGATCCGGAAGTGAGGGTACACGGTGACGGTGGAAAACATACGGTTCATTGGTTTCGCAAAGGTCTCAGGCTTCACGACAATCCTTCGTTGAGGGAAGGTCTCGCCGGTGCCTCCACCTTTCGGTGCGTCTTCGTTTTGGACCCATGGTTCGCTGGAAGCACCAACGTTGGCATTAACAAATGGAG GTTCTTGTTGCAATGTTTGGAGGATCTCGATTGTTCGTTGAGGAAACTGAACTCCAGACTGTTCGTGATACGAGGTCAACCAGCCGATGCCTTACCGAAATTGTTTAAAGAATGGGGCACGACGAACTTAACTTTCGAGGAGGATCCAGAACCATTTGGACGTGTTCGAGATCATAATATCTCGGCACTCTGTAAGGAGCTCGGTATCTCGGTGGTCCAAAAGGTCTCGCATACTCTCTACAAGTTGGACGA GATTATCGAGAAGAACGGAGGAAAGCCGCCATTGACGTATCATCAGTTTCAAAATGTTGTTGCCTGCATGGATGTACCGGAACCACCGGTGCCGACAGTCACTTTCGCCTGCGTAGGATCCGCTTACACCCCAGTGAAAGAAGATCACGATGACCATTATGGTGTTCCTACGCTCGAGGAACTCG GATTCGACACAGAAGGATTATTACCACCCGTATGGGTTGGGGGCGAGAGCGAAGCGTTAGCGCGGCTGGAACGGCATTTAGAGAGGAAGGCTTGGGTAGCCAGTTTCGGAAGACCGAAAATGACCCCGCAATCTTTATTACCCAGTCAAACGGGTCTTTCGCCTTACTTGCGATTCGGATGTCTCAGCACCAGACTTTTCTATTACCAGCTCACCGATTTGTACAAAAAG ATTAAGAAAGCTGTACCACCACTTTCTTTACACGGTCAGCTTCTGTGGCGCGAATTCTTTTACTGCGCGGCTACGAACAATCCAAACTTCGATCGAATGCAAGGAAATCCAATTTGCGTGCAGATCCCTTGGGACAAGAACATCGAGGCGTTGGCCAAATGGGCAAAC GGTCAAACGGGATTTCCATGGATCGATGCGATCATGACTCAGCTAAGGGAAGAAGGTTGGATCCATCACTTGGCTAGACACGCTGTCGCTTGTTTCCTGACCAGGGGTGACCTTTGGATCTCCTGGGAAGAAGGAATGAAG GTATTCGACGAACTTTTGTTGGACGCTGATTGGTCCGTTAATGCAGGAATGTGGATGTGGTTATCGTGTAGTTCGTTTTTCCAGCAGTTTTTTCATTGTTACTGTCCAGTAAGATTTGGTAGGAAAGCCGATCCAAACGGTGATTACATCAG GCGATATTTAccagttttgaaaaattttcctACGAGATACATTCACGAACCATGGAACGCGCCGCTTAGCGTTCAACGAGCGGCGAAATGTATTATTGGAAAGGACTACCCGTTGCCAATGGTAAATCACAGCAAGAGTTCGAGAATCAACATCGAGAGAATGAAGCAGGTCTATCAGCAGTTAAACAAGTATCGTGGGAATG GAGCTCCCATTAAAG GTTTATTGAACACGTTATCGCCTCCAGTGACGAAAGGAAACGAGGAGGAAAAGAAAAAGCAGGTGCAATCTCCCTCACCTTCTGAAAATCAATTGAAAATGGAAACTCTTGCCAAAACGacgcagcagcagcaacaacagcaacagcagcaacagcagcaactcCAGCAACCACACCATCATCAACATCAACACCAATAG
- the phr6-4 gene encoding (6-4)-photolyase isoform X3: MTGSRNSEIDPEVRVHGDGGKHTVHWFRKGLRLHDNPSLREGLAGASTFRCVFVLDPWFAGSTNVGINKWRFLLQCLEDLDCSLRKLNSRLFVIRGQPADALPKLFKEWGTTNLTFEEDPEPFGRVRDHNISALCKELGISVVQKVSHTLYKLDEIIEKNGGKPPLTYHQFQNVVACMDVPEPPVPTVTFACVGSAYTPVKEDHDDHYGVPTLEELGFDTEGLLPPVWVGGESEALARLERHLERKAWVASFGRPKMTPQSLLPSQTGLSPYLRFGCLSTRLFYYQLTDLYKKIKKAVPPLSLHGQLLWREFFYCAATNNPNFDRMQGNPICVQIPWDKNIEALAKWANGQTGFPWIDAIMTQLREEGWIHHLARHAVACFLTRGDLWISWEEGMKVFDELLLDADWSVNAGMWMWLSCSSFFQQFFHCYCPVRFGRKADPNGDYIRRYLPVLKNFPTRYIHEPWNAPLSVQRAAKCIIGKDYPLPMVNHSKSSRINIERMKQVYQQLNKYRGNGLLNTLSPPVTKGNEEEKKKQVQSPSPSENQLKMETLAKTTQQQQQQQQQQQQQLQQPHHHQHQHQ; encoded by the exons ATGACAGGCAGTCGCAATAGCGAAATAGATCCGGAAGTGAGGGTACACGGTGACGGTGGAAAACATACGGTTCATTGGTTTCGCAAAGGTCTCAGGCTTCACGACAATCCTTCGTTGAGGGAAGGTCTCGCCGGTGCCTCCACCTTTCGGTGCGTCTTCGTTTTGGACCCATGGTTCGCTGGAAGCACCAACGTTGGCATTAACAAATGGAG GTTCTTGTTGCAATGTTTGGAGGATCTCGATTGTTCGTTGAGGAAACTGAACTCCAGACTGTTCGTGATACGAGGTCAACCAGCCGATGCCTTACCGAAATTGTTTAAAGAATGGGGCACGACGAACTTAACTTTCGAGGAGGATCCAGAACCATTTGGACGTGTTCGAGATCATAATATCTCGGCACTCTGTAAGGAGCTCGGTATCTCGGTGGTCCAAAAGGTCTCGCATACTCTCTACAAGTTGGACGA GATTATCGAGAAGAACGGAGGAAAGCCGCCATTGACGTATCATCAGTTTCAAAATGTTGTTGCCTGCATGGATGTACCGGAACCACCGGTGCCGACAGTCACTTTCGCCTGCGTAGGATCCGCTTACACCCCAGTGAAAGAAGATCACGATGACCATTATGGTGTTCCTACGCTCGAGGAACTCG GATTCGACACAGAAGGATTATTACCACCCGTATGGGTTGGGGGCGAGAGCGAAGCGTTAGCGCGGCTGGAACGGCATTTAGAGAGGAAGGCTTGGGTAGCCAGTTTCGGAAGACCGAAAATGACCCCGCAATCTTTATTACCCAGTCAAACGGGTCTTTCGCCTTACTTGCGATTCGGATGTCTCAGCACCAGACTTTTCTATTACCAGCTCACCGATTTGTACAAAAAG ATTAAGAAAGCTGTACCACCACTTTCTTTACACGGTCAGCTTCTGTGGCGCGAATTCTTTTACTGCGCGGCTACGAACAATCCAAACTTCGATCGAATGCAAGGAAATCCAATTTGCGTGCAGATCCCTTGGGACAAGAACATCGAGGCGTTGGCCAAATGGGCAAAC GGTCAAACGGGATTTCCATGGATCGATGCGATCATGACTCAGCTAAGGGAAGAAGGTTGGATCCATCACTTGGCTAGACACGCTGTCGCTTGTTTCCTGACCAGGGGTGACCTTTGGATCTCCTGGGAAGAAGGAATGAAG GTATTCGACGAACTTTTGTTGGACGCTGATTGGTCCGTTAATGCAGGAATGTGGATGTGGTTATCGTGTAGTTCGTTTTTCCAGCAGTTTTTTCATTGTTACTGTCCAGTAAGATTTGGTAGGAAAGCCGATCCAAACGGTGATTACATCAG GCGATATTTAccagttttgaaaaattttcctACGAGATACATTCACGAACCATGGAACGCGCCGCTTAGCGTTCAACGAGCGGCGAAATGTATTATTGGAAAGGACTACCCGTTGCCAATGGTAAATCACAGCAAGAGTTCGAGAATCAACATCGAGAGAATGAAGCAGGTCTATCAGCAGTTAAACAAGTATCGTGGGAATG GTTTATTGAACACGTTATCGCCTCCAGTGACGAAAGGAAACGAGGAGGAAAAGAAAAAGCAGGTGCAATCTCCCTCACCTTCTGAAAATCAATTGAAAATGGAAACTCTTGCCAAAACGacgcagcagcagcaacaacagcaacagcagcaacagcagcaactcCAGCAACCACACCATCATCAACATCAACACCAATAG
- the phr6-4 gene encoding (6-4)-photolyase isoform X7 — MTGSRNSEIDPEVRVHGDGGKHTVHWFRKGLRLHDNPSLREGLAGASTFRCVFVLDPWFAGSTNVGINKWRFLLQCLEDLDCSLRKLNSRLFVIRGQPADALPKLFKEWGTTNLTFEEDPEPFGRVRDHNISALCKELGISVVQKVSHTLYKLDEIIEKNGGKPPLTYHQFQNVVACMDVPEPPVPTVTFACVGSAYTPVKEDHDDHYGVPTLEELGFDTEGLLPPVWVGGESEALARLERHLERKAWVASFGRPKMTPQSLLPSQTGLSPYLRFGCLSTRLFYYQLTDLYKKIKKAVPPLSLHGQLLWREFFYCAATNNPNFDRMQGNPICVQIPWDKNIEALAKWANGQTGFPWIDAIMTQLREEGWIHHLARHAVACFLTRGDLWISWEEGMKVFDELLLDADWSVNAGMWMWLSCSSFFQQFFHCYCPVRFGRKADPNGDYIRRYLPVLKNFPTRYIHEPWNAPLSVQRAAKCIIGKDYPLPMVNHSKSSRINIERMKQVYQQLNKYRGNGAPIKGETVGQH; from the exons ATGACAGGCAGTCGCAATAGCGAAATAGATCCGGAAGTGAGGGTACACGGTGACGGTGGAAAACATACGGTTCATTGGTTTCGCAAAGGTCTCAGGCTTCACGACAATCCTTCGTTGAGGGAAGGTCTCGCCGGTGCCTCCACCTTTCGGTGCGTCTTCGTTTTGGACCCATGGTTCGCTGGAAGCACCAACGTTGGCATTAACAAATGGAG GTTCTTGTTGCAATGTTTGGAGGATCTCGATTGTTCGTTGAGGAAACTGAACTCCAGACTGTTCGTGATACGAGGTCAACCAGCCGATGCCTTACCGAAATTGTTTAAAGAATGGGGCACGACGAACTTAACTTTCGAGGAGGATCCAGAACCATTTGGACGTGTTCGAGATCATAATATCTCGGCACTCTGTAAGGAGCTCGGTATCTCGGTGGTCCAAAAGGTCTCGCATACTCTCTACAAGTTGGACGA GATTATCGAGAAGAACGGAGGAAAGCCGCCATTGACGTATCATCAGTTTCAAAATGTTGTTGCCTGCATGGATGTACCGGAACCACCGGTGCCGACAGTCACTTTCGCCTGCGTAGGATCCGCTTACACCCCAGTGAAAGAAGATCACGATGACCATTATGGTGTTCCTACGCTCGAGGAACTCG GATTCGACACAGAAGGATTATTACCACCCGTATGGGTTGGGGGCGAGAGCGAAGCGTTAGCGCGGCTGGAACGGCATTTAGAGAGGAAGGCTTGGGTAGCCAGTTTCGGAAGACCGAAAATGACCCCGCAATCTTTATTACCCAGTCAAACGGGTCTTTCGCCTTACTTGCGATTCGGATGTCTCAGCACCAGACTTTTCTATTACCAGCTCACCGATTTGTACAAAAAG ATTAAGAAAGCTGTACCACCACTTTCTTTACACGGTCAGCTTCTGTGGCGCGAATTCTTTTACTGCGCGGCTACGAACAATCCAAACTTCGATCGAATGCAAGGAAATCCAATTTGCGTGCAGATCCCTTGGGACAAGAACATCGAGGCGTTGGCCAAATGGGCAAAC GGTCAAACGGGATTTCCATGGATCGATGCGATCATGACTCAGCTAAGGGAAGAAGGTTGGATCCATCACTTGGCTAGACACGCTGTCGCTTGTTTCCTGACCAGGGGTGACCTTTGGATCTCCTGGGAAGAAGGAATGAAG GTATTCGACGAACTTTTGTTGGACGCTGATTGGTCCGTTAATGCAGGAATGTGGATGTGGTTATCGTGTAGTTCGTTTTTCCAGCAGTTTTTTCATTGTTACTGTCCAGTAAGATTTGGTAGGAAAGCCGATCCAAACGGTGATTACATCAG GCGATATTTAccagttttgaaaaattttcctACGAGATACATTCACGAACCATGGAACGCGCCGCTTAGCGTTCAACGAGCGGCGAAATGTATTATTGGAAAGGACTACCCGTTGCCAATGGTAAATCACAGCAAGAGTTCGAGAATCAACATCGAGAGAATGAAGCAGGTCTATCAGCAGTTAAACAAGTATCGTGGGAATG GAGCTCCCATTAAAGGTGAAACAGTTG GTcaacattaa
- the phr6-4 gene encoding (6-4)-photolyase isoform X6 translates to MTGSRNSEIDPEVRVHGDGGKHTVHWFRKGLRLHDNPSLREGLAGASTFRCVFVLDPWFAGSTNVGINKWRFLLQCLEDLDCSLRKLNSRLFVIRGQPADALPKLFKEWGTTNLTFEEDPEPFGRVRDHNISALCKELGISVVQKVSHTLYKLDEIIEKNGGKPPLTYHQFQNVVACMDVPEPPVPTVTFACVGSAYTPVKEDHDDHYGVPTLEELGFDTEGLLPPVWVGGESEALARLERHLERKAWVASFGRPKMTPQSLLPSQTGLSPYLRFGCLSTRLFYYQLTDLYKKIKKAVPPLSLHGQLLWREFFYCAATNNPNFDRMQGNPICVQIPWDKNIEALAKWANGQTGFPWIDAIMTQLREEGWIHHLARHAVACFLTRGDLWISWEEGMKVFDELLLDADWSVNAGMWMWLSCSSFFQQFFHCYCPVRFGRKADPNGDYIRRYLPVLKNFPTRYIHEPWNAPLSVQRAAKCIIGKDYPLPMVNHSKSSRINIERMKQVYQQLNKYRGNGAPIKGETVEGQH, encoded by the exons ATGACAGGCAGTCGCAATAGCGAAATAGATCCGGAAGTGAGGGTACACGGTGACGGTGGAAAACATACGGTTCATTGGTTTCGCAAAGGTCTCAGGCTTCACGACAATCCTTCGTTGAGGGAAGGTCTCGCCGGTGCCTCCACCTTTCGGTGCGTCTTCGTTTTGGACCCATGGTTCGCTGGAAGCACCAACGTTGGCATTAACAAATGGAG GTTCTTGTTGCAATGTTTGGAGGATCTCGATTGTTCGTTGAGGAAACTGAACTCCAGACTGTTCGTGATACGAGGTCAACCAGCCGATGCCTTACCGAAATTGTTTAAAGAATGGGGCACGACGAACTTAACTTTCGAGGAGGATCCAGAACCATTTGGACGTGTTCGAGATCATAATATCTCGGCACTCTGTAAGGAGCTCGGTATCTCGGTGGTCCAAAAGGTCTCGCATACTCTCTACAAGTTGGACGA GATTATCGAGAAGAACGGAGGAAAGCCGCCATTGACGTATCATCAGTTTCAAAATGTTGTTGCCTGCATGGATGTACCGGAACCACCGGTGCCGACAGTCACTTTCGCCTGCGTAGGATCCGCTTACACCCCAGTGAAAGAAGATCACGATGACCATTATGGTGTTCCTACGCTCGAGGAACTCG GATTCGACACAGAAGGATTATTACCACCCGTATGGGTTGGGGGCGAGAGCGAAGCGTTAGCGCGGCTGGAACGGCATTTAGAGAGGAAGGCTTGGGTAGCCAGTTTCGGAAGACCGAAAATGACCCCGCAATCTTTATTACCCAGTCAAACGGGTCTTTCGCCTTACTTGCGATTCGGATGTCTCAGCACCAGACTTTTCTATTACCAGCTCACCGATTTGTACAAAAAG ATTAAGAAAGCTGTACCACCACTTTCTTTACACGGTCAGCTTCTGTGGCGCGAATTCTTTTACTGCGCGGCTACGAACAATCCAAACTTCGATCGAATGCAAGGAAATCCAATTTGCGTGCAGATCCCTTGGGACAAGAACATCGAGGCGTTGGCCAAATGGGCAAAC GGTCAAACGGGATTTCCATGGATCGATGCGATCATGACTCAGCTAAGGGAAGAAGGTTGGATCCATCACTTGGCTAGACACGCTGTCGCTTGTTTCCTGACCAGGGGTGACCTTTGGATCTCCTGGGAAGAAGGAATGAAG GTATTCGACGAACTTTTGTTGGACGCTGATTGGTCCGTTAATGCAGGAATGTGGATGTGGTTATCGTGTAGTTCGTTTTTCCAGCAGTTTTTTCATTGTTACTGTCCAGTAAGATTTGGTAGGAAAGCCGATCCAAACGGTGATTACATCAG GCGATATTTAccagttttgaaaaattttcctACGAGATACATTCACGAACCATGGAACGCGCCGCTTAGCGTTCAACGAGCGGCGAAATGTATTATTGGAAAGGACTACCCGTTGCCAATGGTAAATCACAGCAAGAGTTCGAGAATCAACATCGAGAGAATGAAGCAGGTCTATCAGCAGTTAAACAAGTATCGTGGGAATG GAGCTCCCATTAAAGGTGAAACAGTTG AAGGTcaacattaa